One Pseudonocardia sediminis DNA window includes the following coding sequences:
- a CDS encoding (Fe-S)-binding protein: MSTPAGSAESKIPQQGPSAFDTIRPPERELLNDCVHCGFCLPTCPTYQLWGEEMDSPRGRILLMDLAEKGEIGLEGPFTEHMDNCLGCMACVTACPSGVQYDKLLESVRPQIERNVNRTKADSLFREAIFALFPYKKRLRAAALPGALYQKLAQVPAVRKLADKLPGRLAAMESLLPPVTVREAFATLPVHTAAIGKRRARVALLSGCVQDVFFHRVNEATVRVLSAEGCDVLVPREQECCGALEVHAGREATALGRARKTIARFETLDVDAIVTNVAGCGSSMKDYGHLLSDDPEWAERAKAFSARVRDVHEVLAELYARSDDGGPRAPRTPVKGRVAYHDACHLGHAQGVRDQPRAVLRTIPELELVDIAEAALCCGSAGIYNMIMPDAAGELGERKAGKIREAKPDVVVTANPGCLLQIRKYLGEGADGPVPLLHPVQLLDASIRGTRVPTS; encoded by the coding sequence GTGAGCACCCCCGCCGGCTCCGCCGAATCGAAGATCCCGCAGCAGGGTCCCAGCGCGTTCGACACGATCCGCCCGCCCGAGCGCGAGCTGCTGAACGACTGCGTGCACTGCGGCTTCTGCCTGCCGACCTGCCCGACCTACCAGCTCTGGGGCGAGGAGATGGACTCCCCGCGCGGCCGGATCCTGCTGATGGACCTGGCCGAGAAGGGCGAGATCGGCCTCGAGGGCCCGTTCACCGAGCACATGGACAACTGCCTGGGCTGCATGGCGTGCGTCACCGCCTGCCCGTCCGGCGTCCAGTACGACAAGCTGCTCGAGTCGGTGCGCCCGCAGATCGAGCGCAACGTGAACCGGACGAAGGCCGACTCCCTGTTCCGCGAGGCGATCTTCGCTCTGTTCCCCTACAAGAAGCGGCTGCGCGCCGCGGCCCTGCCCGGCGCGCTCTATCAGAAGCTGGCCCAGGTCCCCGCGGTCCGCAAGCTGGCCGACAAGCTGCCGGGACGGCTCGCCGCGATGGAGTCGCTGCTACCGCCGGTGACGGTGCGCGAGGCGTTCGCGACGCTGCCGGTGCACACCGCCGCGATCGGGAAGCGGCGCGCGCGGGTGGCGCTGCTGTCGGGCTGTGTGCAGGACGTGTTCTTCCACCGGGTCAACGAGGCCACGGTCCGGGTGCTGTCGGCCGAGGGCTGCGACGTGCTGGTCCCGCGCGAGCAGGAGTGCTGCGGCGCGCTGGAGGTGCACGCCGGCCGGGAGGCGACGGCGCTGGGCCGGGCGCGCAAGACGATCGCCCGCTTCGAGACCCTCGACGTCGACGCGATCGTCACCAACGTCGCCGGCTGCGGCTCGTCGATGAAGGACTACGGGCACCTGCTCTCCGACGACCCCGAGTGGGCCGAGCGCGCGAAGGCGTTCAGCGCCCGCGTCCGTGACGTCCACGAGGTCCTCGCCGAGCTCTACGCGCGCTCCGACGACGGCGGCCCGCGCGCCCCGCGCACCCCGGTGAAGGGCCGCGTCGCCTACCACGACGCGTGCCACCTCGGGCACGCCCAGGGCGTGCGCGACCAGCCCCGCGCGGTGCTGCGCACGATCCCGGAGCTCGAGCTCGTCGACATCGCCGAGGCGGCGCTGTGCTGCGGCTCGGCCGGCATCTACAACATGATCATGCCGGACGCGGCCGGTGAACTGGGCGAGCGCAAGGCCGGGAAGATCCGGGAGGCGAAGCCGGACGTGGTCGTCACCGCGAACCCGGGCTGCCTGCTCCAGATCCGCAAGTACCTCGGTGAGGGCGCCGACGGCCCCGTCCCGCTGCTGCACCCGGTGCAGCTGCTCGACGCCAGCATCCGCGGCACACGGGTCCCGACGAGCTGA
- a CDS encoding FAD-binding oxidoreductase, producing the protein MTRAAPTTLRPTTPKEVRDAVLDTPGRLAIAGAGTAADWAGRLDDVDATLDTTGLTGVIAHNPGDMTVSVHAGTPLRDLAGEIGEHRQRLALDAARIPRGATVGGLLATADAGPSALVYGSMRDLVIGTTTVLADGTMVRSGGHVIKNVAGYDMAKLLHGSYGTLGVLVEVVLRLHPVPKATATVAVDGPLTSAAEHTARLVQSPLEPIACEWISGDPGRLLVRLEGGESTLHLRVDRLMELLGDGAHEVDDAVWDEHAALVAGVPGLGDNGLGDNGSRDNGSRDNGSRDNGSRDNGSRDNGTGAGGPAADAAPEGAVLRIGAAPTRLPSLIAELPATAVAAGLGTGVATVTVPGAAVAEAHDAVAAANGTSSLRSRSADLDAPAWGPPPSGLPVLKAIKHKLDPDGRLSPGRFHPWM; encoded by the coding sequence ATGACCCGCGCCGCACCCACCACGCTGCGCCCCACCACGCCGAAGGAGGTCCGGGACGCCGTCCTGGACACACCCGGCCGGCTCGCGATCGCCGGTGCCGGCACGGCCGCCGACTGGGCCGGCCGCCTCGACGACGTCGACGCCACCCTGGACACGACCGGCCTGACCGGCGTCATCGCCCACAACCCGGGCGACATGACGGTCTCGGTGCACGCCGGCACCCCGCTGCGCGACCTCGCCGGCGAGATCGGCGAGCACCGCCAGCGCCTGGCCCTCGACGCCGCGCGCATCCCGCGCGGCGCGACCGTCGGCGGGCTGCTGGCCACCGCCGACGCCGGCCCGTCCGCGCTGGTCTACGGCTCGATGCGGGACCTGGTGATCGGCACGACGACGGTGCTCGCCGACGGCACGATGGTGCGCAGCGGCGGGCACGTGATCAAGAACGTGGCCGGCTACGACATGGCGAAGCTCCTGCACGGCTCCTACGGCACGCTCGGTGTGCTGGTCGAGGTGGTGCTGCGGCTGCACCCGGTCCCGAAGGCGACCGCGACCGTCGCCGTCGACGGGCCGCTGACGTCCGCCGCCGAGCACACCGCCCGGCTGGTACAGAGCCCGCTGGAGCCGATCGCCTGCGAGTGGATCTCCGGTGACCCGGGCCGTCTGCTGGTCCGCCTCGAGGGCGGGGAGTCGACGCTGCACCTGCGGGTCGACCGGCTCATGGAGCTGCTCGGCGACGGCGCGCACGAGGTCGACGACGCGGTCTGGGACGAGCACGCGGCCCTGGTCGCGGGCGTCCCCGGCCTCGGCGACAACGGCCTCGGCGACAACGGCTCGCGCGACAACGGCTCGCGCGACAACGGCTCGCGCGACAACGGCTCGCGCGACAACGGCTCGCGCGACAACGGCACGGGCGCCGGTGGCCCGGCCGCCGACGCCGCCCCGGAGGGTGCGGTGCTGCGGATCGGTGCCGCGCCGACCCGGTTGCCGTCGCTGATCGCCGAGCTCCCGGCGACGGCCGTCGCGGCCGGCCTGGGCACCGGCGTGGCGACGGTGACCGTCCCGGGTGCGGCCGTGGCCGAGGCGCACGACGCGGTCGCGGCCGCGAACGGCACGTCGTCGCTGCGCTCGCGCTCCGCCGACCTCGACGCCCCCGCGTGGGGCCCGCCGCCGTCGGGTCTCCCGGTCCTGAAGGCGATCAAGCACAAGCTCGACCCGGACGGCCGGCTCTCCCCCGGCCGCTTCCACCCCTGGATGTGA
- a CDS encoding helix-turn-helix transcriptional regulator, translating into MRADRLVATVLLMQARGRVTAAEVADELEVSVATARRDLEALSSAGVPVYAQAGRGGGWSLVGGARTDLTGLTSSEATALFLLAGPAAAVAPPVRSALRKLVGALPEVFRADAEAAADAVVVDPARWGERDRERPATVGALQDAVVRRRKVSLVYEGRDRRRSQRLVDPWGLVDKDDVWYLVAGTEGGQRTFRVDRMVTVTVTGEPAHRPEGFDLSVEWERVVDAMEQRRSPLSATVLIAARLAPILRDRFGRHSEEIGIDDDGRARIRVAAPTPLSIAQDLAGWGDAVEVVEPESVKAELARLGAELVARYARDPAGAREEVAVTERRRAPATTSARHTTSSTATAPSSTG; encoded by the coding sequence ATGCGTGCGGACCGGCTCGTCGCGACCGTCCTCCTGATGCAGGCCCGTGGCCGGGTGACCGCCGCCGAGGTCGCCGACGAGCTCGAGGTCTCGGTGGCGACGGCCCGCCGGGACCTGGAGGCGTTGTCGAGCGCCGGCGTCCCGGTCTACGCCCAGGCCGGGCGCGGCGGCGGGTGGTCACTCGTCGGCGGGGCCCGCACCGATCTGACCGGCCTGACCTCGTCCGAGGCGACGGCGTTGTTCCTGCTCGCCGGGCCCGCCGCGGCGGTCGCGCCGCCGGTCCGCTCCGCGCTGCGCAAGCTCGTCGGCGCGCTGCCGGAGGTGTTCCGGGCCGACGCCGAGGCGGCGGCGGACGCCGTCGTCGTCGACCCCGCGCGGTGGGGCGAGCGGGACCGCGAACGCCCCGCGACGGTCGGCGCGCTGCAGGACGCCGTGGTGCGCAGACGGAAGGTCTCGCTGGTCTACGAGGGCCGCGACCGCCGCCGTTCGCAGCGGCTCGTCGACCCGTGGGGGCTCGTCGACAAGGACGACGTCTGGTACCTCGTCGCCGGTACCGAGGGCGGGCAGCGCACGTTCCGCGTCGACCGGATGGTGACGGTCACCGTGACCGGCGAACCCGCCCACCGCCCGGAGGGCTTCGACCTCTCCGTCGAGTGGGAGCGCGTCGTCGACGCGATGGAGCAGCGCCGGTCCCCGCTCTCGGCGACCGTGCTGATCGCGGCGCGGCTGGCGCCGATCCTGCGCGACCGCTTCGGCCGGCACAGCGAGGAGATCGGGATCGACGACGACGGCCGCGCACGGATCCGGGTCGCGGCACCGACGCCGTTGTCGATCGCGCAGGACCTGGCCGGATGGGGCGACGCCGTCGAGGTGGTGGAGCCCGAGTCGGTGAAGGCCGAGCTCGCCCGGCTCGGCGCGGAGCTGGTCGCGCGCTACGCGCGGGACCCGGCCGGCGCGCGCGAGGAGGTCGCTGTCACCGAGCGTCGACGGGCACCGGCGACGACCAGTGCCAGGCACACCACCTCCAGCACCGCCACGGCACCCAGCAGCACCGGGTAG
- a CDS encoding L-lactate permease yields the protein MAEWSALSFSSSSVPSTSLAAYQQDPQAVGGSLLLSALLSALPLVTVFVLLGAFRLKAQWAALSGLAVALVVAVAGFSMPVGQALLAASHGVVFGLFPILWIVVNALWVYNMTVATGHFDVLRRSFGSLSSDTRTQAILVAFCFGGLLEALAGFGAPVAITSVMLMALGFKPLKAAVVALVANTAPVAFGAMGVPVITLARVSGLPLDQVASVVGRQTPLLAVFVPLILVFIVDGKRGLREAWAPALVSGVAFAVGQFATSNYVSVELTDIVASFLGAIAIVVMARLRPGAVWAARSPATASVGATTGSTSGGVDTATPVPDTPAEVRRAYAPYVVIVAVFALAQVPGIKGAVDSLKIAFSWPGLDVVDAAGKPSSTTMFSLTWFSTAGTLMVVAGVLVALLLRVGAGRAAATWWRTVVELRWAIVTVTGVLALAYVMNASAQTTAIGLLIAGAGGALAFLSPVLGWFAVAVTGSDTSANALFGSLQVTAANGAGLPPDLLAAANSSGGVLGKMLSPQNLTIAAVAVKMEGEEGTLLRKVIGWSLGMLVVLSGIIALQATPVLGWMLP from the coding sequence ATGGCGGAATGGTCGGCGTTGTCCTTCTCGTCCAGCTCGGTCCCGTCCACCTCCCTGGCGGCCTACCAGCAGGACCCGCAGGCGGTGGGCGGATCGTTGCTGCTCTCCGCCCTGCTCTCGGCGCTGCCGCTGGTGACGGTGTTCGTGCTGCTCGGGGCGTTCCGGCTCAAGGCACAGTGGGCGGCGCTGTCCGGGTTGGCGGTCGCGCTGGTGGTGGCCGTCGCCGGGTTCTCGATGCCGGTCGGGCAGGCGTTGCTGGCCGCGTCGCACGGTGTGGTGTTCGGGCTGTTCCCGATCCTCTGGATCGTGGTGAACGCGTTGTGGGTCTACAACATGACGGTCGCGACCGGGCACTTCGACGTGCTGCGGCGCAGCTTCGGCTCGCTGTCGTCGGACACCCGCACGCAGGCGATCCTGGTGGCGTTCTGCTTCGGCGGGCTGCTCGAGGCCCTGGCCGGCTTCGGCGCCCCGGTGGCGATCACGTCGGTGATGCTGATGGCCCTGGGGTTCAAGCCGCTCAAGGCCGCGGTGGTGGCGCTGGTCGCGAACACCGCACCGGTCGCGTTCGGCGCGATGGGTGTCCCGGTGATCACCCTGGCGCGGGTCAGCGGGCTACCGCTGGACCAGGTCGCCTCCGTGGTCGGGCGGCAGACGCCGCTGCTGGCGGTGTTCGTACCGCTGATCCTGGTGTTCATCGTCGACGGGAAGCGCGGCCTGCGGGAGGCGTGGGCACCGGCTCTGGTCAGCGGCGTGGCGTTCGCCGTCGGGCAGTTCGCCACCTCGAACTACGTCTCGGTCGAGCTGACCGACATCGTCGCCTCGTTCCTCGGTGCGATCGCGATCGTGGTGATGGCGCGGCTGCGCCCGGGCGCGGTGTGGGCGGCACGCTCGCCGGCCACCGCGAGCGTCGGGGCGACGACGGGCTCCACGAGCGGCGGCGTGGACACGGCGACGCCGGTGCCCGACACCCCCGCCGAGGTCCGCCGGGCGTACGCGCCCTACGTCGTCATCGTCGCCGTGTTCGCCCTGGCCCAGGTGCCCGGGATCAAGGGCGCCGTCGACTCGCTGAAGATCGCGTTCTCCTGGCCGGGCCTCGACGTCGTCGACGCGGCGGGCAAGCCGAGCAGCACCACGATGTTCTCCCTGACCTGGTTCTCCACCGCCGGGACGCTGATGGTCGTCGCCGGGGTCCTGGTCGCGCTGCTGCTGCGGGTGGGGGCCGGCCGCGCGGCGGCGACGTGGTGGCGCACGGTGGTCGAGCTGCGCTGGGCGATCGTCACCGTCACCGGGGTGCTCGCGCTGGCCTACGTCATGAACGCCTCGGCCCAGACCACCGCGATCGGGCTGCTGATCGCCGGGGCCGGTGGGGCGCTGGCGTTCCTGTCGCCGGTGCTGGGCTGGTTCGCCGTCGCCGTCACCGGGTCGGACACGTCGGCGAACGCGCTGTTCGGGTCGCTGCAGGTGACGGCGGCGAACGGCGCGGGGCTGCCGCCGGACCTGCTGGCCGCGGCGAACTCCTCCGGCGGGGTGCTGGGCAAGATGCTCTCCCCGCAGAACCTCACGATCGCCGCCGTCGCGGTGAAGATGGAGGGCGAGGAGGGGACGCTGCTGCGCAAGGTCATCGGCTGGAGCCTGGGGATGCTGGTGGTGCTCTCCGGGATCATCGCGCTGCAGGCCACGCCGGTGCTGGGCTGGATGCTGCCCTGA
- a CDS encoding FAD-linked oxidase C-terminal domain-containing protein — MPLDRRIVDEFVGVLGAADVLSDPIKTRTYECDGLTGYRVVPELVLLPRTAEAVAECVKVCARHGVPFVARGAGTGLSGGALPVADGVVIGLNRLNRVLEVDPENRRAVLEPGVTNLEITAAASPFGLYYAPDPSSQQVCTIGGNVAENSGGAHCLKYGFTTNHVLSIEVVLPDGSLVTLGSDSAEQSGPDLRGVFLGSEGTLGITTKITVRLLRTPETMRTLLADFPSVAAGGQVVSDIVSAGIVPAAVEMMDALAIEAAEGATGAGYSLDTPAALVVELDGTAEECDDQFEQVKAICDRHGCTRLHIAGSPEERAAIWRGRKAAFAAVGRISPDYIVQDGVVPRTRLSEVLDKIAEMADDAGLRVANVFHAGDGNLHPLVLYSEADGEVERAEELSSGIAELCVAMGGSLSGEHGIGTDKACSMPTMFGEDDLEAFHRVRTAFDPGDICNPGKLFPTPRLCGERPGKYRPHPLEEQGAIERL, encoded by the coding sequence ATGCCACTGGACCGCCGGATCGTCGACGAGTTCGTGGGCGTCCTGGGTGCCGCCGACGTGCTGTCCGACCCCATCAAGACCCGCACCTACGAGTGCGATGGGCTGACCGGCTACCGGGTCGTGCCCGAGCTGGTACTCCTCCCCCGCACCGCCGAGGCCGTCGCGGAGTGCGTGAAGGTCTGCGCGCGCCACGGCGTCCCGTTCGTCGCGCGCGGCGCCGGGACCGGGCTGTCCGGCGGAGCGCTCCCGGTCGCCGACGGCGTCGTGATCGGCCTCAACCGCCTCAACCGGGTGCTCGAGGTCGACCCGGAGAACCGTCGCGCCGTGCTGGAGCCGGGCGTGACGAACCTGGAGATCACCGCGGCCGCGTCGCCGTTCGGGCTCTACTACGCGCCGGACCCGTCGAGCCAGCAGGTCTGCACGATCGGCGGCAACGTCGCGGAGAACTCCGGCGGTGCGCACTGCCTCAAGTACGGCTTCACCACCAACCACGTGCTCTCGATCGAGGTCGTCCTGCCCGACGGGTCGTTGGTCACGCTCGGGTCGGACTCGGCCGAGCAGTCCGGGCCGGACCTGCGCGGGGTGTTCCTCGGCTCCGAGGGCACGCTCGGGATCACCACCAAGATCACCGTCCGGCTGCTGCGCACGCCGGAGACGATGCGCACCCTGCTCGCCGACTTCCCCTCGGTCGCCGCGGGCGGCCAGGTGGTCTCCGACATCGTCTCGGCCGGGATCGTGCCGGCCGCGGTGGAGATGATGGACGCGCTCGCGATCGAGGCCGCCGAGGGCGCCACCGGTGCGGGCTACTCCCTCGACACCCCGGCCGCGCTCGTCGTCGAGCTCGACGGCACCGCCGAGGAGTGCGACGACCAGTTCGAGCAGGTCAAGGCGATCTGCGACAGGCACGGCTGCACCCGCCTGCACATCGCCGGTTCCCCCGAGGAGCGCGCGGCGATCTGGCGCGGGCGCAAGGCCGCGTTCGCCGCGGTCGGCCGGATCAGCCCGGACTACATCGTCCAGGACGGCGTGGTCCCCCGGACCCGGCTGTCCGAGGTCCTCGACAAGATCGCCGAGATGGCCGACGACGCGGGCCTGCGGGTCGCGAACGTCTTCCACGCCGGCGACGGGAACCTGCACCCGCTGGTGCTCTACAGCGAGGCCGACGGCGAGGTCGAGCGCGCCGAGGAGCTCTCGTCCGGCATCGCCGAGCTGTGCGTGGCGATGGGCGGGTCGCTCTCCGGTGAGCACGGCATCGGCACCGACAAGGCCTGTTCGATGCCGACGATGTTCGGCGAGGACGACCTGGAGGCCTTCCACCGGGTCCGCACCGCGTTCGACCCCGGCGACATCTGCAACCCCGGCAAGCTGTTCCCGACCCCGCGACTGTGCGGCGAGCGGCCCGGCAAGTACCGCCCGCACCCGCTCGAGGAGCAGGGCGCGATCGAGCGCCTGTGA
- a CDS encoding YdeI/OmpD-associated family protein, with amino-acid sequence MTGILSADRAQWRAWLASQSGTAEEIWLVIPHARHRTSENPGISHREAIEEALCFGWIDSHARGYDEGSMVQRFSPRGPRSTWSKVNRELVEQLDTAGLMTPAGRAVVDLAKRTGTWSALAQAQDGIVPDDLRAALDAAASAFVDALSPSSRRSILEWVARAKRPDTRRRRIARIADCAAVSTTPPELNLRTRATPAAVATS; translated from the coding sequence GTGACCGGGATCCTGTCGGCCGACCGGGCGCAGTGGCGTGCCTGGCTGGCTTCGCAGAGCGGGACCGCCGAGGAGATCTGGCTGGTCATCCCGCACGCGCGCCACCGCACCTCGGAGAACCCGGGGATCAGCCACCGCGAGGCGATCGAGGAGGCGCTGTGCTTCGGGTGGATCGACAGCCACGCCCGCGGGTACGACGAGGGCTCGATGGTCCAGCGGTTCTCCCCGCGCGGTCCGCGCAGTACGTGGAGCAAGGTCAACCGCGAGCTCGTCGAGCAGCTGGACACCGCCGGGCTGATGACCCCGGCGGGACGGGCCGTCGTCGACCTCGCGAAGCGGACCGGCACGTGGTCGGCTCTCGCGCAGGCGCAGGACGGCATCGTCCCCGACGATCTCCGGGCCGCCCTCGACGCCGCCGCCTCGGCGTTCGTCGACGCGCTGTCCCCGTCGTCGCGGCGCTCGATCCTGGAATGGGTCGCCCGCGCGAAGCGTCCCGACACCCGTCGACGCCGGATCGCCCGGATAGCCGACTGCGCCGCGGTCTCCACAACCCCGCCGGAGCTGAACCTCCGCACCCGCGCGACCCCTGCCGCGGTGGCGACCAGCTGA
- a CDS encoding malate synthase G, with protein sequence MVTVADAAGLQVDDKLRAFVEGELLADVDVSAESFWATLARLQERFAPRIADALALRDDLQARIDAWHAEHGAGSRDDYEKFLTEIGYLLPEPSSAPTIDVDRVDPEIAEVPGAQLVVPSTNARFALNAANARWGSLFDAYYGTDALPQDHELAKGYDEKRGAQVIAAADELLDELFALAKGSHADVTAYRASVEGLVADTANGTVGLADPSAYAGFRETDGDGRGAVLLVRHGLHAELTIDPTTQVGRQHHAGVSDVVLESAVTTIVDLEDSVATVDGEDKSLAYRNWLGLMTGDLTSEFQRGEKTITRRANPDREYTGADGKPLTLPGRSLMLVRTCGHHMTTNAVRTADGAEVNEGVLDALVAATAALYDLQGKGPHTNSRAGSVYIVKPKQHGPDEVALTVELFAAVEEALGLQANTLKIGIMDEEKRTTLNLAACIEAARERVIFVNTGFLDRTGDEIHTCFAAGPVLRKGDMKSTTWLQTYEDRNVDVALAAGFEHSAQVGKGMWAKPAAMAEMLEQKIGHPKAGANCAWVPSPTAATVHALHYLRVDVHAVQDEIAKRKTADRRDLLELPLSDPSTLSDADRTHELETNAQSILGYVVRWVGLGIGCSTVPDLEGVGLMEDRATLRISSQLIANWLAHGVVDEKTVRDTFARMAALVDEQNSGEPGYRPMARDLEGSESFQAALELVFTGRTEPNGYTERTLTQWRQRAKSNA encoded by the coding sequence ATGGTCACAGTGGCTGACGCCGCCGGACTTCAGGTGGACGACAAGCTCCGCGCCTTCGTCGAGGGCGAGCTGCTCGCCGACGTCGACGTGAGCGCCGAGAGCTTCTGGGCGACGCTCGCGCGCCTGCAGGAGCGGTTCGCGCCCCGGATCGCCGACGCGCTCGCCCTCCGCGACGACCTCCAGGCGCGCATCGACGCCTGGCACGCCGAGCACGGCGCCGGGTCGCGTGACGACTACGAGAAGTTCCTGACCGAGATCGGCTACCTGCTCCCCGAGCCGTCCTCGGCGCCGACGATCGACGTCGACCGGGTGGATCCGGAGATCGCCGAGGTCCCCGGCGCGCAGCTGGTCGTGCCGTCGACCAACGCGCGCTTCGCGCTCAACGCCGCGAACGCCCGCTGGGGCTCGCTGTTCGACGCCTACTACGGCACCGACGCGCTCCCGCAGGACCACGAGCTCGCGAAGGGCTACGACGAGAAGCGCGGCGCCCAGGTCATCGCGGCCGCCGACGAGCTGCTCGACGAGCTGTTCGCGCTGGCCAAGGGCTCGCACGCCGACGTGACCGCCTACCGCGCCTCGGTCGAGGGCCTGGTCGCCGACACCGCCAACGGCACGGTCGGCCTCGCCGACCCGTCCGCGTACGCGGGCTTTCGCGAGACCGACGGAGACGGCAGGGGCGCGGTGCTGCTGGTCCGCCACGGCCTGCACGCCGAGCTGACGATCGACCCGACCACGCAGGTCGGGCGCCAGCACCACGCCGGCGTCTCCGACGTCGTGCTCGAGTCGGCCGTCACCACGATCGTCGACCTCGAGGACTCGGTCGCGACCGTCGACGGCGAGGACAAGTCGCTGGCCTACCGCAACTGGCTCGGTCTGATGACCGGGGACCTGACCTCGGAGTTCCAGCGCGGGGAGAAGACGATCACCCGCCGGGCGAACCCGGACCGCGAGTACACCGGCGCCGACGGGAAGCCGCTCACGCTGCCGGGCCGCTCGCTCATGCTGGTCCGCACGTGCGGGCACCACATGACCACGAACGCGGTCCGCACCGCCGACGGCGCCGAGGTCAACGAAGGCGTGCTGGACGCGCTGGTCGCGGCCACCGCGGCGCTCTACGACCTGCAGGGGAAGGGCCCGCACACGAACTCGCGCGCGGGCAGCGTCTACATCGTCAAGCCCAAGCAGCACGGCCCGGACGAGGTCGCCCTGACGGTCGAGCTGTTCGCGGCCGTCGAGGAGGCTCTGGGCCTGCAGGCGAACACGCTCAAGATCGGCATCATGGACGAGGAGAAGCGCACCACGCTGAACCTCGCCGCCTGCATCGAGGCCGCCCGCGAGCGCGTCATCTTCGTCAACACCGGCTTCCTCGACCGCACCGGCGACGAGATCCACACCTGCTTCGCCGCCGGGCCCGTCCTGCGCAAGGGCGACATGAAGTCGACGACGTGGCTGCAGACCTACGAGGACCGCAACGTCGACGTGGCGCTGGCCGCCGGGTTCGAGCACTCCGCGCAGGTCGGCAAGGGCATGTGGGCCAAGCCGGCCGCGATGGCGGAGATGCTGGAGCAGAAGATCGGGCACCCGAAGGCCGGCGCCAACTGCGCCTGGGTGCCGTCGCCGACCGCCGCCACCGTGCACGCGCTGCACTACCTGCGCGTCGACGTGCACGCGGTGCAGGACGAGATCGCGAAGCGGAAGACGGCCGACCGCCGCGACCTGCTGGAGCTGCCGCTCTCGGACCCGTCGACGCTGTCCGACGCCGACCGCACGCACGAGCTGGAGACCAACGCGCAGTCGATCCTCGGCTACGTCGTGCGCTGGGTCGGCCTGGGCATCGGCTGCTCCACGGTCCCCGACCTGGAGGGTGTCGGTCTGATGGAGGACCGCGCCACCCTGCGGATCTCGAGCCAGCTGATCGCGAACTGGCTCGCCCACGGCGTCGTCGACGAGAAGACGGTCCGCGACACGTTCGCGAGGATGGCCGCCCTCGTGGACGAGCAGAACTCCGGCGAGCCCGGCTACCGCCCGATGGCGAGGGACCTCGAGGGCAGCGAGTCGTTCCAGGCCGCGCTCGAGCTGGTGTTCACCGGCAGGACCGAGCCCAACGGCTACACCGAGCGCACGCTGACCCAGTGGCGTCAGCGGGCCAAGTCCAACGCCTGA
- a CDS encoding VOC family protein: MFRGFATISFYADDLAVARDWYSTLLGVEAYYAYPPAPAAPAYVEFRIGDDADELGIIDRRYAPPGAANPPGGAVMFWHVDDLPGTVARLLELGATEYEPVTERGAGFTTASVVDPFGNVLGVMHNPHYLEMLAARSGS; the protein is encoded by the coding sequence ATGTTCCGAGGGTTCGCCACCATCAGCTTCTACGCCGACGACCTGGCCGTGGCCCGCGACTGGTACTCCACGCTCCTGGGCGTCGAGGCGTACTACGCCTACCCGCCCGCCCCGGCGGCGCCCGCGTACGTCGAGTTCCGGATCGGCGACGACGCGGACGAGCTCGGCATCATCGACCGCCGCTACGCCCCGCCCGGGGCCGCCAACCCGCCCGGCGGCGCTGTCATGTTCTGGCACGTCGACGACCTGCCCGGCACGGTCGCGCGCCTGCTGGAACTGGGCGCCACGGAGTACGAGCCGGTCACCGAACGCGGGGCGGGTTTCACCACGGCGTCGGTCGTCGACCCGTTCGGCAACGTCCTCGGCGTCATGCACAACCCGCACTACCTGGAGATGCTCGCCGCCCGGAGCGGGTCGTGA